A genomic window from Cytobacillus sp. IB215665 includes:
- a CDS encoding transposase has product SYSKTDPDATFMRMKDDYMKNGQLKAGYNVQIATEGQYTLAYSLFSNPTDTRTLIPFLDEIEQHYFELPNHIVADAGYGSEQNYNDILSNRKREALITYNMYLKEQKKKYRQNTFNPDNWEYDEETDTYTCPNQKRLHFHYHSICNDRTGFERKFKIYECEDCSSCPFRSSCTKAKEGNNRKLMVNEKWEQQKEYVRAKLSEEKTGAIYRKRKIDVEPVFGFLKANLCFSRFSVRGKSKVENEMGLALMAVNLNKFTANN; this is encoded by the coding sequence TAGTTATTCTAAAACAGATCCCGATGCGACATTTATGCGAATGAAAGATGATTATATGAAAAACGGACAATTGAAAGCTGGTTACAATGTACAAATCGCAACAGAAGGTCAATACACACTAGCCTATAGTTTGTTTTCAAACCCAACAGATACACGTACGTTAATTCCATTTCTAGATGAAATTGAGCAACATTATTTTGAGTTACCGAACCACATTGTTGCAGATGCAGGTTATGGCAGTGAACAGAACTATAATGATATCCTTTCTAATAGAAAACGAGAAGCACTTATTACATATAACATGTATTTAAAAGAACAAAAGAAAAAATACCGACAAAACACATTTAATCCCGACAATTGGGAGTATGATGAGGAAACAGATACCTATACATGCCCTAATCAAAAACGGCTTCACTTTCATTATCATTCTATTTGCAATGACCGTACAGGTTTTGAACGGAAGTTCAAAATCTATGAATGTGAAGACTGTTCCTCATGCCCATTTCGTTCGTCATGTACAAAAGCAAAAGAAGGAAACAACCGAAAACTAATGGTGAATGAAAAATGGGAACAGCAAAAAGAATATGTAAGGGCGAAGCTTTCAGAAGAGAAAACGGGTGCCATCTATCGAAAACGAAAAATCGATGTGGAACCAGTTTTTGGATTTTTGAAGGCGAATTTGTGTTTCTCTCGATTTTCTGTACGTGGAAAATCGAAGGTGGAAAATGAAATGGGCCTTGCGTTAATGGCAGTGAATTTAAATAAATTCACTGCAAACAACTAA